Proteins encoded together in one Polaribacter reichenbachii window:
- a CDS encoding alpha/beta hydrolase family protein: protein MKILKNIIVEGTHQKPIVTDVFYKPTNQPKKVVIFCHGYKGFKDWGPWNLLAEKFANAGFFFIKFNFSHNGGTAEQPIDFPDLEAFGNNNYTKELDDLKSVIDWISNAINFRDEANINDISIVGHSRGGGIVLLKANEDARVKKVITLASVCDFGKRSSTIGDLENWQKNGVKYVVNGRTHQKMPHFIQFYNDYKLNENRLNIPNAVKNLKIPQLIIHGNKDDAVFISEGENLKKWNPAAQFSVIENANHVFNASHPWEKETLSKELEEVVHLCVDFIKK from the coding sequence ATGAAAATACTTAAAAATATAATAGTTGAGGGTACGCATCAAAAACCAATAGTTACAGATGTTTTTTATAAACCTACTAATCAGCCTAAAAAAGTGGTTATTTTTTGCCACGGATACAAAGGTTTTAAAGATTGGGGGCCTTGGAATTTACTAGCAGAAAAGTTCGCTAATGCAGGTTTTTTCTTTATAAAATTTAATTTTTCTCATAATGGAGGAACTGCAGAACAACCTATAGATTTTCCTGATTTAGAAGCATTTGGTAATAACAATTATACTAAAGAATTAGATGATTTAAAATCGGTTATAGATTGGATTTCTAACGCTATTAACTTTAGAGATGAAGCCAATATTAATGATATTTCAATTGTTGGTCATAGTAGAGGAGGAGGAATCGTTTTACTAAAAGCAAACGAAGATGCAAGAGTAAAAAAGGTAATTACATTAGCTTCAGTTTGCGATTTTGGTAAAAGAAGTTCTACTATTGGCGATTTAGAAAACTGGCAGAAAAACGGAGTAAAGTATGTTGTAAATGGTAGAACACACCAAAAAATGCCACATTTTATTCAGTTTTACAACGATTATAAATTAAATGAAAATAGATTAAATATTCCGAATGCAGTTAAAAATCTTAAGATTCCGCAATTAATTATCCACGGAAATAAAGACGATGCAGTTTTTATATCCGAAGGAGAAAATCTAAAAAAATGGAATCCAGCAGCACAATTTTCGGTTATAGAAAATGCAAATCACGTGTTTAATGCTTCTCATCCTTGGGAAAAAGAAACTTTATCAAAAGAGTTAGAAGAAGTTGTTCATCTTTGTGTAGATTTTATCAAAAAATAA
- the gdhA gene encoding NADP-specific glutamate dehydrogenase, producing the protein MKSKIDGFMELVKQRNGHEPEFLQAVQEVAETVIPYIIDNDIYFGKNILLRMVEPERLISFRVSWVDDDGEIQVNRGYRVQMNSAIGPYKGGLRFHPTVNASILKFLAFEQVFKNSLTTLPMGGGKGGSDFDPKGKSDNEIMRFCHAFMSELFRHIGPNTDVPAGDIGVGAREIGFMFGMYKKLNNEFTGVLTGKGQSWGGSLIRPEATGYGNVYFAQNMLKRKNDSFEGKTVVISGSGNVAQFAAEKAIELGAKILTLSDSAGYIYDEEGIDTEKLKHVMFIKNEKRGRISEYVEKYPNAKYVAGKRPWSVKCDIALPCATQNELNGEEAKMLIENGCMCVSEGANMPSTPEAIHEFNNAKILFAPGKASNAGGVATSGLEMSQNSLRISWSREEVDNRLKDIMEDIHDSCVQYGANEDGSIDYIRGANIAGFVKVADAMLAQGII; encoded by the coding sequence ATGAAATCCAAAATTGATGGCTTTATGGAGTTGGTAAAACAACGTAATGGCCATGAACCAGAATTTTTACAAGCTGTACAAGAAGTTGCAGAAACTGTAATTCCTTATATCATTGATAATGATATTTATTTTGGGAAAAACATTTTATTAAGAATGGTAGAACCTGAAAGATTAATTTCTTTTAGAGTTTCTTGGGTAGATGATGATGGAGAAATTCAAGTAAATAGAGGATATAGAGTACAAATGAATTCTGCAATTGGTCCTTATAAAGGTGGTTTGCGTTTTCATCCAACAGTAAATGCTAGTATTTTAAAGTTTTTAGCTTTTGAACAAGTGTTTAAAAACTCTTTAACAACTTTACCTATGGGTGGAGGAAAAGGAGGTTCTGATTTTGATCCGAAAGGAAAATCAGACAACGAAATTATGCGTTTTTGTCACGCTTTTATGAGCGAATTATTCAGACATATTGGCCCTAATACAGATGTGCCAGCAGGAGATATTGGAGTTGGTGCAAGAGAAATTGGTTTTATGTTTGGTATGTATAAAAAACTAAACAACGAATTTACAGGTGTTTTAACTGGTAAAGGGCAATCTTGGGGTGGTTCTTTAATTAGACCAGAAGCTACAGGTTATGGAAATGTATATTTTGCACAAAATATGCTAAAACGTAAAAATGATTCTTTTGAAGGAAAAACAGTTGTAATTTCTGGTTCTGGAAATGTAGCACAATTTGCTGCAGAAAAAGCGATAGAATTAGGTGCTAAAATTTTAACTTTATCAGATTCTGCTGGATATATTTACGATGAAGAAGGTATAGATACAGAAAAATTAAAACACGTAATGTTTATTAAAAACGAAAAACGTGGTAGAATTAGTGAGTATGTAGAAAAATACCCGAATGCAAAATATGTTGCTGGTAAAAGACCTTGGTCTGTAAAATGTGATATTGCTTTGCCATGTGCAACTCAGAATGAGTTAAATGGAGAAGAAGCTAAAATGTTAATCGAAAATGGTTGTATGTGTGTTTCTGAAGGAGCAAACATGCCTTCTACACCAGAAGCTATTCACGAGTTTAATAATGCCAAGATTTTATTTGCACCAGGAAAAGCTTCTAATGCTGGTGGTGTTGCAACTTCTGGTTTAGAAATGTCTCAGAACTCTTTAAGAATTTCTTGGTCTAGAGAAGAAGTAGATAATAGATTAAAAGATATTATGGAAGATATTCACGATTCTTGTGTACAATATGGAGCCAATGAAGATGGTTCTATAGATTATATTAGAGGCGCAAATATTGCTGGTTTTGTTAAAGTTGCAGATGCAATGTTAGCACAAGGTATTATTTAA
- the glpK gene encoding glycerol kinase GlpK → MSKIYILALDQGTTSSRSVIVDEKGEIIAIEQQEFKQIFPETSWVEHNASEILETQLSTIKKVIKKANIQAKNIVGLGITNQRETTVVWNKTTGKPIYNAIVWQDKRTANICEDLKKKGLEKHIKKTTGLVVDAYFSGTKILWILENVQGAKEEANKGNLLFGTIDSWLLWNLSDKKIHATDYSNASRTMLFDINNLCWDATILSALKIPKEMLPEVKPSSFNFGDFILDGCKIPIAGIAGDQQAALFGQTCFKKGEAKNTYGTGCFLLMNTGTKPQYSKNGLLTTIAWGINNKVYYALEGSVFVAGAAIQWLRDGLEIIKSAEESEFFSQQVDEENPVIVVPAFAGLGAPYWDMYARGAIFGLTRDTGKNHLIKATLQSLAYQTKDLLIAMQNDAETPLTALKVDGGASANNLLMQFQADILNTAVDRPKNTETTVMGAAYLAGICVGLWQLSDIETDKKIDKEFVPNITEEKRNRLYKKWLKAIERSKNWID, encoded by the coding sequence ATGTCAAAAATATATATTCTAGCTTTAGATCAAGGAACTACAAGTTCGCGCTCTGTAATTGTTGATGAAAAAGGAGAAATTATTGCTATTGAACAACAAGAGTTTAAACAAATTTTTCCGGAAACAAGTTGGGTAGAACATAATGCTTCAGAAATCTTAGAAACACAACTATCAACCATAAAAAAGGTGATAAAAAAAGCCAATATTCAAGCTAAAAATATTGTAGGTTTAGGTATTACAAATCAAAGAGAAACTACTGTGGTTTGGAACAAAACAACAGGTAAACCAATTTACAACGCCATTGTTTGGCAAGATAAAAGAACAGCAAATATTTGTGAAGATTTAAAGAAAAAAGGATTAGAAAAACACATTAAAAAAACTACAGGTTTAGTAGTTGACGCTTATTTTTCTGGTACAAAAATTCTTTGGATTTTAGAAAATGTACAAGGCGCAAAAGAAGAAGCTAACAAAGGTAATTTACTTTTTGGTACTATAGATTCTTGGCTTCTATGGAATTTATCCGATAAAAAAATCCACGCTACAGATTACAGCAATGCTTCTAGAACTATGCTTTTTGATATTAACAATTTGTGTTGGGATGCAACAATTTTATCAGCATTAAAAATTCCGAAAGAAATGTTGCCAGAAGTAAAACCTTCTTCTTTTAATTTTGGCGATTTTATCTTAGATGGATGTAAAATTCCGATTGCAGGTATTGCTGGCGATCAACAAGCTGCTTTATTTGGGCAAACTTGCTTTAAAAAAGGCGAAGCCAAAAACACTTATGGTACAGGTTGTTTTTTATTGATGAATACTGGTACAAAACCTCAATACTCAAAAAATGGTTTATTAACTACAATTGCCTGGGGAATTAATAATAAAGTCTATTATGCTTTAGAAGGCAGTGTTTTTGTGGCAGGAGCTGCAATTCAGTGGTTAAGAGATGGCTTAGAAATTATAAAATCTGCAGAAGAAAGTGAGTTTTTTTCGCAACAAGTAGATGAAGAAAATCCTGTTATTGTTGTGCCAGCATTTGCAGGTTTAGGTGCTCCTTATTGGGATATGTATGCAAGAGGTGCTATTTTTGGTTTAACAAGAGATACAGGTAAAAATCATTTAATAAAAGCCACTTTGCAATCTTTGGCTTACCAAACAAAAGACTTGTTAATTGCGATGCAAAATGATGCAGAAACACCTTTAACTGCTTTAAAAGTAGATGGTGGTGCAAGTGCAAATAACTTGTTAATGCAGTTTCAAGCAGATATTTTAAATACAGCTGTAGACAGACCAAAAAACACAGAAACAACAGTAATGGGTGCTGCATATTTAGCAGGAATTTGCGTAGGTTTATGGCAATTAAGTGATATTGAAACCGATAAAAAAATAGATAAAGAATTTGTACCCAATATTACAGAAGAAAAAAGAAATCGATTATATAAAAAATGGCTAAAAGCTATTGAACGTTCTAAAAATTGGATTGATTAA
- a CDS encoding Na+/H+ antiporter NhaC family protein — translation MEYGFLSVIPPIVAIILALRTKQVYIALLFGIWFSWLIVKGWNPLEGTLAMIEGMVNVFQSKGNTRTIMFSALVGSLLVFIQYSRGVEGFINFINKKLVKLEAKKSGYSRVMVQLLATFTGLLLFVETSISSLTVGTLYRPIFDKLKIPREKLAYIADSSSAPSSILIPFNAWGAFIMGLLLTQGIDKPFSVMMSSIKYNFYPLLAIGILFFIILSKKDFGLMKKAEKRTKETGLLMNEGSKPMISDEVTSFPPKEGIEAKAYNMIVPLLVMVLMMPINLIYTGWDAVKESTSFLNHASLAIGEGSGSSSVLYAVITAILVAIVMYFIQGILKPKEAVNLTLKGISELMPLALLMLLAFAIGDACKVLDTGNYVANITESWLSPELLPAVVFIVSSFIAFSTGTSWGTFAIMLAISVPMANMHSADLTIVVAATLGGGIFGDHCSPISDTSIISSMASASDHIDHVKTQLPYALFGGLVTVIMYLIIGFFG, via the coding sequence ATGGAATATGGATTTTTATCAGTAATACCACCAATTGTTGCCATTATTTTAGCACTTAGAACCAAGCAAGTTTATATTGCTTTACTATTTGGTATTTGGTTTTCTTGGTTAATTGTAAAAGGTTGGAATCCTTTAGAAGGAACTTTAGCAATGATTGAAGGTATGGTTAACGTTTTTCAATCAAAAGGAAACACAAGAACTATTATGTTTAGTGCTTTAGTGGGGTCTTTGCTGGTGTTTATTCAATATTCTAGAGGTGTAGAAGGGTTCATTAATTTTATTAATAAAAAACTGGTAAAATTGGAAGCCAAGAAATCTGGTTATAGTAGAGTAATGGTGCAGCTTTTAGCCACGTTTACAGGTTTATTATTGTTTGTAGAAACCAGTATTTCTTCTTTAACAGTTGGTACTTTATACAGACCAATTTTTGATAAATTAAAAATCCCCAGAGAAAAATTAGCATACATAGCAGATTCTAGTTCTGCACCTTCATCCATCTTAATTCCCTTTAATGCTTGGGGTGCTTTTATTATGGGTTTGTTGTTAACACAAGGTATAGATAAACCATTTTCTGTAATGATGTCATCTATCAAATATAACTTTTATCCATTATTAGCAATCGGAATTTTATTCTTTATCATTTTATCAAAAAAAGATTTTGGATTGATGAAAAAAGCAGAAAAAAGAACCAAAGAAACAGGATTATTAATGAACGAGGGTTCTAAACCAATGATTTCTGATGAGGTAACTTCATTTCCGCCAAAAGAAGGAATTGAAGCAAAAGCCTACAATATGATTGTGCCACTTTTGGTGATGGTTTTAATGATGCCAATTAATTTAATTTACACAGGTTGGGATGCAGTAAAAGAATCTACATCATTTTTAAATCACGCTTCATTAGCTATTGGTGAAGGTTCAGGTTCATCATCTGTATTATATGCAGTAATTACAGCTATTTTAGTAGCAATTGTAATGTATTTTATACAAGGTATTTTAAAACCAAAAGAAGCTGTAAACTTAACTTTAAAAGGTATTAGTGAATTAATGCCTTTGGCTTTATTAATGTTATTAGCTTTTGCCATTGGCGATGCTTGTAAAGTTTTAGATACAGGTAATTATGTTGCAAATATTACAGAAAGTTGGTTGTCTCCAGAATTGTTACCTGCTGTAGTTTTTATAGTGAGTTCTTTTATTGCATTTTCTACAGGTACTTCTTGGGGAACTTTTGCAATTATGTTGGCAATTTCTGTGCCTATGGCTAATATGCATAGTGCAGATTTAACCATTGTTGTAGCTGCAACTTTAGGAGGAGGAATTTTCGGAGACCATTGTTCGCCAATTTCTGATACTTCAATCATATCTTCTATGGCTTCTGCAAGCGATCATATAGACCACGTAAAAACGCAATTGCCTTATGCTTTGTTTGGTGGTTTGGTAACTGTAATTATGTATTTAATTATTGGGTTTTTTGGGTGA
- a CDS encoding LysE family transporter, with translation MNFLICLLLGFVIASLGSITPSFLNLTVVKYSLRNGKKSTFYLIAGYATVLFFQANLGAYLANILMKNSEYITLIQQIGTGILFLLSINFFRVHFSSKEKKKEKEIPKSKSYFYGILMSLLNMMAIPFYFTFISLLIGFEYFEHNLLNAFYFSIGSTIGSFTLYTLYAIVAKNIEHKLTFIASKMDFILGCLTGVVVIGNLIYLLNK, from the coding sequence ATGAACTTTCTTATCTGCTTACTTTTAGGTTTTGTAATTGCTTCTTTAGGTAGTATTACACCTAGTTTTTTAAATTTAACGGTTGTAAAATATAGCCTAAGAAATGGCAAAAAATCTACTTTTTACTTAATAGCAGGGTATGCAACTGTATTGTTTTTTCAAGCAAATTTGGGTGCTTATTTGGCAAACATTTTAATGAAAAACTCAGAATACATTACCTTAATTCAACAAATTGGTACAGGTATTTTGTTTCTTTTATCTATTAATTTTTTTAGAGTACACTTTTCATCCAAAGAAAAAAAGAAAGAAAAAGAAATACCAAAATCTAAGTCTTATTTCTACGGAATTCTAATGTCGTTATTAAATATGATGGCAATTCCTTTTTACTTCACTTTTATATCGCTTTTAATTGGTTTTGAGTACTTTGAGCACAATTTATTAAATGCGTTTTATTTTTCAATTGGCTCTACAATTGGTTCGTTTACGCTGTATACACTTTATGCAATTGTTGCCAAAAACATAGAACATAAACTAACATTTATTGCTTCTAAAATGGATTTTATCTTAGGATGTTTAACAGGTGTTGTTGTCATAGGTAACCTAATTTACTTACTAAACAAATAA
- a CDS encoding pyridoxamine 5'-phosphate oxidase family protein: protein MSKFYTKITSRLQKFIEAQKIFFVATAPNSGRINLSPKGMDSFRVMSENRVLWLNVTGSGNETAAHLLENERITIMFCSFDKAPNILRLYGKGKEIKEGDENWNDLIQIFPEIPGTRQIFDITVDSAQTSCGMSIPFFDYKGERNDLNDWAAEQGKEGIANYWENKNQTSIDGLPTKILE, encoded by the coding sequence ATGTCAAAATTTTACACCAAAATTACCTCTAGGCTTCAAAAATTTATTGAAGCACAAAAAATATTCTTTGTAGCAACTGCCCCAAATTCTGGTAGAATTAACTTATCACCAAAAGGTATGGATTCTTTTAGGGTGATGAGTGAAAACCGTGTTTTATGGCTAAATGTTACAGGAAGTGGAAACGAAACTGCAGCACATTTATTAGAAAACGAACGCATAACAATTATGTTTTGTTCGTTTGATAAAGCACCTAATATTTTGCGTTTGTATGGCAAAGGAAAAGAAATTAAAGAAGGTGATGAAAACTGGAATGATCTTATTCAGATTTTTCCAGAAATTCCTGGAACGCGTCAAATATTTGATATTACTGTAGATTCTGCCCAAACTTCTTGTGGAATGTCTATTCCGTTTTTTGATTATAAAGGCGAAAGAAACGATTTAAATGATTGGGCTGCAGAACAAGGCAAAGAAGGTATTGCCAATTATTGGGAAAATAAAAACCAAACTAGTATTGATGGTTTGCCAACTAAAATTTTAGAATAA
- a CDS encoding NAD(P)/FAD-dependent oxidoreductase, which translates to MNYSYWELKEWFTNINFTIVGSGIVGLTCALELRKKHPKAKILVLEKGMLPQGASTKNAGFACFGSLSEIIDDLNTHTEEEVFNLVDKRWKGLQLLRNNLGDATIDFQQNKGFELFKNQTLFETYLSKKDEINKLLKPIFKEDVFSVSDNIFGFQKVHQKYIVNHFEGQIDTGKMASQLLLKAQKNGVKILNNITLESFEENSTQVALKTDKINFKTNQLFICTNGFASQLLNEKVKPARAQVLITKPIKNLQIKGTFHLDKGYYYFRNINDRILFGGGRNLDFKTEETTEFGQTKIIQNELETILKETILPNTAFEIDYRWSGIMGVGNQKKAIVKQLSNNVFCGVRLGGMGIAIGNLIGKELACIID; encoded by the coding sequence ATGAATTACAGTTATTGGGAATTGAAAGAGTGGTTTACAAACATCAATTTTACCATTGTTGGTAGTGGAATTGTAGGCTTAACTTGTGCTTTAGAACTCAGAAAAAAACATCCAAAAGCTAAGATTTTAGTATTAGAAAAAGGAATGTTACCTCAAGGAGCAAGTACTAAAAACGCGGGTTTTGCTTGTTTTGGCAGCTTATCAGAAATTATAGACGATTTAAATACACACACAGAAGAAGAAGTTTTTAATTTAGTGGATAAACGTTGGAAAGGTTTACAATTATTGCGTAATAATTTAGGTGATGCAACTATTGATTTTCAGCAAAATAAAGGTTTTGAACTGTTTAAAAATCAAACTTTATTTGAAACCTACTTATCAAAAAAAGATGAAATAAATAAGCTGTTAAAACCCATCTTTAAAGAGGATGTTTTTTCTGTTTCTGATAATATCTTCGGATTTCAAAAAGTACATCAAAAGTATATTGTTAATCATTTTGAAGGTCAGATTGATACTGGTAAAATGGCAAGTCAGTTGCTTTTAAAAGCACAAAAAAACGGAGTTAAAATCCTCAATAATATCACTCTAGAAAGTTTTGAAGAAAACAGTACTCAAGTAGCTTTAAAGACAGATAAAATCAACTTTAAAACCAACCAACTTTTTATTTGTACCAATGGTTTTGCAAGTCAATTATTAAACGAAAAAGTGAAACCTGCAAGAGCACAAGTTTTAATCACAAAACCAATTAAAAATTTACAGATTAAAGGTACTTTTCATTTAGATAAGGGTTATTATTATTTTAGAAATATAAATGATAGAATTTTATTTGGTGGAGGTAGAAATCTCGATTTTAAAACGGAAGAAACTACAGAATTTGGCCAGACAAAAATCATTCAAAACGAACTTGAAACGATTTTAAAAGAAACGATTTTACCAAATACAGCATTTGAAATAGATTATAGATGGAGTGGAATTATGGGTGTTGGAAATCAAAAAAAAGCAATTGTTAAACAATTAAGTAATAATGTATTTTGTGGAGTGCGTTTAGGAGGAATGGGAATAGCTATTGGAAATTTAATTGGGAAAGAATTGGCTTGTATTATAGATTAG
- the pheS gene encoding phenylalanine--tRNA ligase subunit alpha, translating into MLDKVKELIGEVEVFKATTKDEVETFRIKYLGSKGLLKGLFSEFRNVDAALKKDLGQALNRLRNAAEGKVAELNESLESAVEEKGVYGDLTRSSEPIELGSRHPISLVKNQIIEVFNRIGFTVSEGPEIEDDWHNFTALNLPEYHPARDMQDTFFIEQDPDILLRTHTSSVQVRYMENNEPPIRTISPGRVFRNEDISARAHCIFHQVEGLYIDTDVSFADLKQTLLYFTKEMFGKSKIRLRPSYFPFTEPSAEVDIYWGLETETDYRITKGTGWLEIMGCGMVDPNVLKNANIDPTKYSGYAFGMGIERIAMLLYQIPDIRMFYENDKRFLEQFKSVI; encoded by the coding sequence ATGTTAGATAAAGTAAAAGAATTAATTGGTGAAGTTGAAGTTTTTAAAGCAACAACTAAAGATGAAGTAGAAACATTCAGAATTAAATATTTGGGTAGCAAAGGTTTACTTAAAGGTTTATTTTCTGAGTTTAGAAATGTTGATGCTGCTTTAAAAAAAGATTTAGGACAAGCTTTAAATAGATTAAGAAATGCTGCAGAGGGTAAAGTTGCAGAATTAAACGAATCTTTAGAAAGCGCTGTAGAAGAAAAAGGGGTTTATGGTGATTTAACCAGATCTTCTGAACCCATTGAGTTAGGTTCACGTCATCCAATTTCATTGGTAAAAAATCAAATTATTGAAGTTTTTAATAGAATTGGTTTTACAGTTTCTGAAGGTCCAGAAATTGAAGATGATTGGCATAACTTTACTGCCTTAAATTTACCAGAATATCATCCTGCAAGAGATATGCAAGACACGTTCTTTATAGAACAAGATCCAGATATTTTATTACGTACACACACCTCTTCTGTACAAGTACGTTATATGGAAAATAACGAGCCACCAATTAGAACTATTTCTCCAGGAAGAGTTTTTAGAAACGAAGATATTTCTGCTCGTGCACATTGTATTTTTCATCAAGTAGAAGGTTTATATATAGATACTGATGTTTCTTTTGCAGATTTAAAACAAACGCTTTTATACTTTACAAAAGAGATGTTTGGGAAATCTAAAATTAGATTACGTCCTTCTTATTTTCCTTTTACTGAGCCAAGTGCAGAAGTAGATATTTATTGGGGATTAGAAACTGAAACGGATTACAGAATTACAAAAGGTACTGGTTGGTTAGAGATTATGGGTTGTGGAATGGTAGATCCTAATGTATTGAAAAATGCAAACATAGATCCTACAAAATATTCTGGTTATGCATTTGGAATGGGTATAGAACGTATTGCAATGTTGTTGTATCAAATACCAGATATTAGAATGTTTTATGAGAATGATAAACGTTTCTTAGAGCAGTTTAAATCGGTTATATAA
- the dinB gene encoding DNA polymerase IV yields the protein MELQPPFRKIIHVDMDAYYASVAQLDNPELRGKAIAVGGGGDRGVVSAASYEARKFGVKSAMSNVLAKQKCPHLIFVKSDFARYKELSAQIREIFYSYTDLVEPLSLDEAYLDVTENKKGNPSANDIAREIRQRIFDETGLRASAGISINKFIAKVASDINKPNGQKTVHPDEVIQFLAELPVNKFYGVGKVTAAKMYNLGIFVGNDLKQKSLEELTNLFGKSGKHYYNIVRGVHNSAVKPNRIRKSVGAERTFFENISSEIFMLEKLENIADEIEKRMLKSETKGKTITLKIKYSDFTQQTRSKTVDHFMSKKKEFFPIVKELLYQEKLKNSVRLLGISFGNLNTIIKEPVWVQLKFEF from the coding sequence ATGGAATTACAACCTCCTTTTAGAAAAATTATTCACGTAGATATGGATGCATATTATGCATCTGTAGCGCAATTAGATAATCCTGAATTAAGAGGAAAAGCCATTGCAGTTGGTGGAGGAGGAGATAGAGGCGTTGTTTCTGCAGCAAGTTACGAGGCACGAAAATTTGGTGTAAAATCTGCAATGAGCAATGTTTTAGCCAAACAAAAATGCCCTCATTTAATTTTTGTAAAATCAGATTTTGCTCGTTATAAAGAATTATCTGCACAGATTAGAGAAATATTTTATAGCTACACAGATTTGGTAGAACCTTTGTCTTTAGATGAGGCTTATTTAGATGTTACCGAAAACAAAAAAGGAAATCCGTCTGCAAATGATATTGCCAGAGAAATTAGACAAAGAATTTTTGATGAAACTGGTTTACGAGCATCAGCAGGTATTTCTATCAATAAATTTATTGCAAAAGTTGCTTCGGATATTAACAAACCCAATGGACAAAAAACGGTTCATCCAGATGAGGTTATTCAGTTTTTAGCAGAATTGCCTGTTAATAAATTTTATGGCGTAGGTAAAGTTACTGCAGCAAAAATGTACAATTTGGGCATTTTTGTAGGTAATGATTTAAAACAGAAATCATTAGAAGAGCTTACAAATCTCTTTGGTAAATCTGGCAAACACTATTACAATATTGTAAGAGGTGTTCATAATAGTGCTGTAAAACCTAATAGAATCAGAAAATCTGTAGGTGCAGAACGTACTTTTTTTGAGAACATTTCATCAGAAATTTTTATGTTAGAAAAATTAGAAAATATTGCTGATGAGATTGAGAAACGAATGCTAAAATCAGAAACCAAAGGCAAAACCATTACTTTAAAAATTAAATACTCAGATTTTACACAGCAAACAAGAAGTAAAACTGTAGATCATTTTATGAGTAAAAAGAAAGAGTTTTTTCCTATTGTAAAAGAGTTGTTATATCAAGAAAAACTAAAAAATTCTGTACGTTTATTGGGTATTTCTTTTGGCAATTTAAACACGATTATTAAAGAACCTGTTTGGGTTCAATTAAAATTTGAATTTTAA
- a CDS encoding GNAT family N-acetyltransferase, translating to MKIIRTNSENQDFINLVKKLDAYLKITDGDEHDFYNQFNNIDVLKHVVLVYLDGIPVGCGAIKKMDESAAEVKRMFVSSDKRGKGIAQKILTELEVWAKELNYKKCVLETGKRQVEAVSFYHKCKYKVIPNYGQYAVMENSICFEKEL from the coding sequence ATGAAAATAATAAGAACAAATTCAGAAAATCAAGACTTTATAAATCTAGTAAAAAAGCTAGATGCTTATCTTAAAATTACTGATGGAGATGAGCACGATTTTTACAATCAATTTAATAATATTGATGTGCTAAAACATGTGGTTTTGGTTTATTTAGATGGTATTCCTGTGGGTTGTGGAGCCATAAAAAAGATGGATGAATCTGCTGCAGAAGTAAAACGAATGTTTGTTTCTTCGGATAAAAGAGGCAAAGGAATTGCTCAAAAAATACTTACTGAATTAGAAGTTTGGGCAAAAGAATTGAATTATAAAAAATGTGTTTTAGAAACCGGAAAAAGACAAGTTGAAGCCGTAAGTTTTTATCATAAATGTAAGTATAAAGTGATACCAAATTACGGACAATATGCAGTAATGGAAAACAGTATTTGTTTTGAAAAAGAGCTTTAA
- a CDS encoding 3-oxoacyl-ACP synthase yields the protein MNLKQELFKQCAGFVNKRLQTVEEIILSNQKALHSETKSSAGDKHETGRAMLQLEMEKASQQLAGISIMNQILAKIDTSKSSEIAHLGSVIITDKANYFLSISAGKLTAFGKDYFAVSVSSPIGKILLGKKVNDQFLFNNAKNKVILIK from the coding sequence ATGAATTTAAAACAAGAACTCTTTAAACAATGTGCTGGTTTTGTAAATAAACGTTTGCAAACTGTAGAAGAAATTATATTATCTAACCAAAAAGCATTGCATTCAGAAACTAAAAGTTCGGCTGGCGATAAGCACGAAACTGGAAGAGCAATGTTGCAATTAGAAATGGAAAAAGCGAGTCAGCAATTGGCTGGAATTTCTATAATGAACCAAATTTTAGCTAAAATTGATACTTCAAAATCATCAGAAATAGCACATTTAGGTAGTGTAATTATTACGGATAAAGCTAATTATTTTTTAAGCATTTCAGCTGGTAAATTAACAGCTTTTGGTAAAGACTATTTTGCAGTTTCTGTATCATCTCCTATAGGAAAAATCTTGTTAGGTAAAAAAGTCAATGATCAATTTTTGTTTAATAACGCTAAGAATAAAGTTATTTTGATAAAATAA